The Monomorium pharaonis isolate MP-MQ-018 chromosome 5, ASM1337386v2, whole genome shotgun sequence genome includes a window with the following:
- the LOC118645553 gene encoding LOW QUALITY PROTEIN: glucose dehydrogenase [FAD, quinone]-like (The sequence of the model RefSeq protein was modified relative to this genomic sequence to represent the inferred CDS: inserted 2 bases in 2 codons) — translation MITHNPTFFYLLSAVVVIVPLKSGGQLLPKGNRSIYGNDIGGHVLENILELGFKALNFVEQNQRFINQEISDTIPQSGAVYDFIVVGAGTAGATIAARLSEIHQVKVLLIEAGSNENLLMDIPLLAYTLQLSNDNNWKYRTKSSDRYCLGMNNNRCNWPRGKVMGGSSVLNYMIATRGGAEDYDRWAEMGNEGWAYKDVLKYFKKLETINISELQSDNIYHGTQGPLFISYPPFHTRLAEAFLKAGEELGYPLLDYNGKNMIGFSYIQSTTVNGTRMSSNKAYLHPAKNRRNLYLTRESMVRKVLIDRRTNRAIGVEFIKHNQIIHVFXKEVILCAGAIGSPQLLMLSGIGPAKHLSELEIDIVQDLPVGENLMDHLGYGGLTWTIDEPISIKTFNIINPINPYIRDFLTRRSGPLTVPNGCEALGFIDTKNLKNRDGLPDIELLFIGGGFKGDLIAPIILGLNNRIRQTWNKYNKNHGWTILPMLLKPKSRGQIRLLANDINVKPEIIANYFDNPEDVKTMIAGIRAAIRIGQTMQIFGLRLLNDTLSGCENYKYDSDDYWECAIRTLSFTIYHYSGTCKMGSRKDPTAVVDPRLKVIGIRGLRVADGSIMPEIISAHTNIPVYMIADXADMVKEDWKYLDKS, via the exons ATGATTACACATAATCCGACGTTCTTTTACCTTCTCAGTGCGGTCGTTGTAATCGTTCCATTGAAGTCGGGCGGACAACTGTTACCGAAAGGAAATCGCAGTATTTACGGCAATGACATTGGTGGACACgtgttagaaaatatattagagCTAGGCTTCAAAGCCCTAAACTTTGTGGAGCAAAACCaacgttttataaatcaaGAGATATCAGATACAATCCCACAGTCCGGAGCCGTGTACGACTTCATAGTAGTCGGCGCCGGCACGGCCGGTGCTACGATAGCCGCGAGACTAAGCGAGATTCATCAAGTTAAAGTATTGTTGATCGAAGCTGGATCTAACGAGAATTTGCTCATGGACATTCCGCTTCTCGCTTACACGCTGCAACTAAGCAATGATAATAATTGGAAATACAGAACAAAATCTTCCGACAGATACTGTCTCGGCATGAATAACAACAGATGTAATTGGCCTAGAGGCAAAGTAATGGGCGGCAGCAGTGTGCTAAATTACATGATTGCAACCAGAGGCGGCGCCGAGGATTATGACCGATGGGCTGAGATGGGAAATGAAGGCTGGGCTTACAAAGACGttctcaaatattttaaaaagttggaAACAATCAATATCTCAGAGCTGCAATCggataatatttatcatggTACACAAGGAccattatttatctcttatcCACCATTTCATACGCGACTGGCAGAAGCTTTTTTAAAAGCTGGAGAAGAGCTGGGGTATCCATTGTTGGATTATAACGGAAAAAATATGATAGGATTCTCGTATATTCAAAGCACAACCGTGAATGGTACTCGTATGAGTAGCAATAAAGCATATCTACATCCCGCAAAAAATCGCCGGAACCTTTACTTGACACGCGAGAGCATGGTGAGGAAAGTGCTGATCGATCGTCGCACGAATCGGGCAATTGGCGTAGAGTTTATCAAACATAATCAAATTATCCACGTAT GCAAAGAAGTGATTTTGTGCGCGGGTGCAATTGGATCACCACAATTATTAATGCTATCCGGCATCGGACCGGCTAAACATCTTAGCGAACTCGAGATCGACATTGTTCAGGACTTACCAGTTGGCGAAAATCTAATGGATCATTTAGGTTATGGAGGATTAACGTGGACAATAGATGAGCCGATAAGTATCAAAACGTTCAACATCATAAATCCCATTAATCCATATATAAGGGATTTTCTAACGCGAAGATCAGGACCATTAACGGTCCCGAATGGATGTGAGGCTCTCGGTTTTATCGAcacaaaaaatctaaaaaaccGTGACGGTTTGCCGGACATCGAACTGTTATTTATCGGTGGTGGATTTAAAGGAGATCTCATTGCTCCGATCATATTGGGTCTCAACAATCGAATACGTCAGACGtggaataaatataacaaaaatcacGGTTGGACCATACTACCGATGTTGTTAAAACCAAAAAGCCGTGGACAGATAAGACTATTGGCCAatgatattaatgttaaacCCGAGatcattgcaaattatttcgaCAATCCAGAAGATGTCAAAACGATGATTGCTGGTATTAGAGCTGCAATACGTATCGGTCAAACTATGCAAATATTTGGTTTACGACTTTTAAACGATACTTTATCCGGATGCGAAAATTACAAGTATGACTCCGATGACTATTGGGAGTGCGCAATAAGGACGTTGTCTTTCACCATCTATCATTATTCTGGTACTTGCAAGATGGGATCGAGAAAAGATCCGACTGCCGTTGTCGATCCTAGATTAAAG GTAATTGGTATTCGAGGACTACGAGTAGCAGATGGTTCTATCATGCCTGAGATTATATCGGCGCATACAAACATACCTGTGTATATGATTGCCG TGGCGGATATGGTGAAAGAAGATTGGAAATACTTGGACAAGTCGTAA